From Candidatus Nucleicultrix amoebiphila FS5, a single genomic window includes:
- a CDS encoding EAL domain-containing protein: MAIQSKVIFIFFYGFLCLGLGIGLIYFLPNWTPFEISLVACISYLFMLFLHEALLNSNLQKMSVNLAAIHAEQKILVQKITSFQLNQNKVLEELELKMHEFLQHQLDSYFHGKEIEAPSEQRSIIPESKALTDTSAHQLSREELLGEIHHALKQDKIEMLLQPIVSLPQRKNRYIECFSRIHSHNNYILIPDQYLQIAEEESLIRIIDNTLLFKCINLLRKSQKKDLNLGFFCNVSLKTLEDSDFLQGLVEFIELNQNLAQNLTFELDAACLTESPDHTLKTIKQLSKFGCQFSLEHLKSLDLDFDQLYAHQIRFLKIDQNILASYVKNHSLDAIRAFKKKAYSKYVDLIVSKIETENDLAQVTDMECDYGQGYLFGMPTLKIN; this comes from the coding sequence TTGGCAATTCAAAGCAAAGTAATATTTATCTTTTTTTATGGCTTTTTATGTCTGGGGTTAGGAATAGGGCTTATCTATTTTCTGCCGAACTGGACTCCTTTTGAGATCAGCTTAGTTGCTTGTATCAGTTATCTTTTTATGTTGTTTCTCCATGAAGCACTTTTAAATTCAAATCTTCAGAAAATGAGCGTCAATCTAGCGGCAATTCACGCCGAACAAAAGATTTTGGTACAAAAAATCACAAGCTTTCAACTGAATCAAAACAAAGTTCTAGAAGAACTTGAATTAAAAATGCATGAGTTTTTACAACATCAGTTGGATTCTTATTTTCATGGTAAAGAAATAGAAGCACCATCAGAACAACGCTCAATTATACCAGAGAGCAAAGCTTTAACGGATACAAGTGCTCATCAGCTTTCACGAGAAGAGCTTTTGGGTGAAATTCACCATGCTTTGAAACAAGATAAAATTGAAATGCTGCTCCAGCCCATAGTGAGCTTACCACAACGAAAGAACCGTTATATTGAATGCTTTTCTCGCATTCACAGTCACAATAACTATATTCTCATTCCAGATCAGTATTTACAGATAGCAGAAGAGGAATCTCTGATTAGAATTATTGATAACACTCTCCTATTTAAGTGCATTAACCTCTTACGCAAATCTCAAAAAAAAGACTTAAACTTGGGATTTTTTTGTAATGTTTCCTTAAAAACTCTTGAAGATTCAGATTTTTTACAAGGATTGGTTGAATTCATTGAGCTTAATCAAAATCTTGCGCAAAATTTAACTTTTGAATTAGATGCTGCATGCCTTACAGAAAGTCCCGATCATACTCTTAAAACTATTAAGCAGTTATCTAAATTTGGCTGTCAGTTTTCACTGGAACACCTCAAGTCTCTTGATCTCGATTTTGATCAATTATATGCCCATCAGATACGCTTTTTAAAAATTGATCAAAATATTCTTGCGAGTTACGTCAAAAACCATTCTCTCGATGCCATTCGAGCTTTTAAAAAGAAAGCTTATAGTAAATATGTCGATTTGATCGTATCAAAAATTGAAACTGAGAATGATTTAGCACAAGTGACTGATATGGAGTGCGATTATGGTCAAGGATATCTCTTTGGTATGCCTACTCTAAAAATCAACTAA